The Thermodesulfobacteriota bacterium sequence GGAGCAGGAGCCTTTCCGACCCACTGCCGAGTGGTTGCAGCGGGCCCGGGCCCGGGCCGGTAGCTCCAAAAACGTTCTGGCGGTGTACCAGGATATCTGGCTTGGCTCCTATCCCAGGATGGTCCTTGACCGCGATATGTCCAGGGATCTCTTTTACAACTCTTACGTGCAAACCTATATCCAGCGCGATGTCCGCGAAGCCATCAATCTTGGCGACAGCACGGCTTTCGCTCGTTTTCTGCGGGCCGTGGCCGCAAGAACCGGGCAATTGCTCAACTATTCCGATCTCGCCCGCGATGTGGACATTGATCACAAAACAGCAAAATCATGGCTTGCGGCCCTCGAGACCTCCGGGCTCGTGTATCTGTTGCCGCCCTACCACAGCAATCTGACGAAACGGCTGGTCAAGACCCCGAAGCTCTACTTCCTGGACACCGGCCTTTGCAGCTACCTCACCCGCTGGCCGTCGCCGGAGGCCCTGGAAGCCGGGGCGATGTCCGGGGCGATTTTTGAAACCTATCTGCTGGCGGAAATCCTGAAAAGCTATTGGCACAACGGCAAGTCGGCCTACTTGTACTACTATCGGGATCTCGACCAGAAGGAAGTTGATCTGCTGCTGGAGGAGGGCGATACCCTCTATCCGGTGGAGCTCAAGAAAAGCGCCAGCCCGGCTGCGAGCGCCTCCAGGCATTTTTCGGTGCTGGCCCGACTGAAAAGGGAGATCGGCCACGGCGCTGTGATCTGCCTGCGGGAAACCGATGTGCCGCTTTCCCGTGAAGTCGATGCCGTCCCGGTCGGCTACCTGTAACGAGAACGGCCGGACCCGGCCCGGAGGCACGATGCGGATCCGTCACAAGATCCTCCTGGGGGTGCTCCTGAGCGCCCTCATCCCCTTGACCGCCGGCGGCGTCTACTATGCCATCCATCTGCGGCTGAGCGCCGCTACCGCCAGCCTGCACGCCATCGATCAGGTCTTCCGGGCGGTGCTCGATCTCGCCATCCTCAGCAACAGCCTGGGACACGGCGACGAGGCGCAGACCCTCCGCC is a genomic window containing:
- a CDS encoding ATP-binding protein translates to MIERTLGKTIRHVSKSFPVLLLTGPRQVGKTTLLAACAEQERGYVTLDDLEQRELARNDPALFLQAHPPPLIIDEIQYAPQLFGGIKMAVDRGGQTGMFWLTGSQKFHLMKGISESLAGRVAIIDLLGFSQAEREGRAEEQEPFRPTAEWLQRARARAGSSKNVLAVYQDIWLGSYPRMVLDRDMSRDLFYNSYVQTYIQRDVREAINLGDSTAFARFLRAVAARTGQLLNYSDLARDVDIDHKTAKSWLAALETSGLVYLLPPYHSNLTKRLVKTPKLYFLDTGLCSYLTRWPSPEALEAGAMSGAIFETYLLAEILKSYWHNGKSAYLYYYRDLDQKEVDLLLEEGDTLYPVELKKSASPAASASRHFSVLARLKREIGHGAVICLRETDVPLSREVDAVPVGYL